TTCGAACGAGGGCAAGCGTTCGATCAGGCTGCTCGTTGCCTTGAATGCCACATAAGCCCCGTTTTCAACGGCGACCAGTGCGTCGCATGTGGGGGCTGCGTGGACGTGTGCCCGGAGTACTGCCTCTCTCTTGTCGATAGCGCGGCACTCGCCGATGGTGGCGATCTCGACCGCGTCTTGGACAAACGCTACAGCAGTTCTCCGGAGCCGCAACGTTTTGCAGCCATCCTCAAGGACGAGACGTTGTGCATCCGCTGCGGCCTGTGCGCGGAGCGCTGTCCTGTGGGCGCAGTCACCATGGAACGAGTCGAGGCAATCGGGCTATGACGAAAGAGAAACTCCCTGTCCTTCGAGACGCACCAAGCCATCCAGGGCCAAAGGGTGTTGGCAGACGCGATTTCACCCTCCTTGTTCTCGGCTGGGTTGGAACGCTTGGCTCGATGCTTGCGGCATCGGCCGGCGCCCTTCGTGGGCTCGTGCCGAATCTGCTCGACGAACCCAACCTCCGCTACCGAGCCGCCAAGCCGACAGACTACCTGGACGGTACCGACTCGTTTCTGGATGAGATTCGTATCTTCATCCAGCGCAAAGGCAATGGCTATCGAGCGATGTCGGCGGTGTGCACTCATCTGGGTTGCACCGTTAGTCCAGACGAAAAGACTGGCCGCGGTTTCCGGTGTCCCTGCCACGGCAGTGTCTTCGACGAGGACGGTCGTGTACTCGAGGGTCCCGCGCCCACTCCCCTGCCCTGCTACGAACTGTCCATGGCGCGCGACGGACGATTGGTCATTGATCGCGATCGACCGGTTTCAGCCGACCGGTATCTGATGCTCGAATCGGATCCAGACAGTCGTTCCGACACGACCGACCCCGAAGGAGAGCGGGCATGAGGGGCCTCGAGCACCTGTGGGCAGCACTGCGAAAGTCCGTCTTCCGTGTTGGGATCCCCAAGACCAATCTGGGACGAGCACAGGCAATGGTCTCCAGCTTCGTCCTTCACCTTCACCCCGCCAAAATCCGGCGCGAATCGCTTCGCCCGAACAGAACCTTTGGACTAGGGCTCATCTCCCTCTACTTGCTTGCCATTCTCATCGTCACTGGCGTGCTCCTGATGTTCGACTACGTGCCTTCCGTAGAACGCGCCTACGACAGCATGAAGGACCTCGAGTTCGTCGTAACGGCCGGCGTACTCCTGCGCAACTGCCATCGTTGGGCAGCTCATCTGATGGTAGTAGCCGTTGTCTTGCACCTGGCTCGTGTGTACTTGATGGGCTCGTACAAGAAGCCCCGGGAGTTCAACTGGCTCGTTGGCGTTGCCCTTCTCCTACTGACACTCTTCCTCAGCTTTACCGGCTACCTCTTGCCCTGGGATCAACTGGCCTTCTGGGCGATCACGGTAGGCACCAGCATCGCAAGCTACGCGCCGGTCGTGGGAGACACGACGAAGTACCTCCTCCTCGGAGGCAATGCAGTGGGCCAACCGGCCCTCCTCCGCTTCTACGTTCTGCATGTCGTCGTGCTTCCCGCGGCCGCGCTTTTTCTCGTTGCAGTGCACCTCTATCGCGTCCGAAAGGACGGTGGACTGGCGAGGCCGAATGAAAACAAGGTCAGGATAGAAGAGGGCGATCAGCCTCCCGCGGACAAAAGCTACGGCCTCATGGCGCTTACCTCAGCCACCACACCTCACGTTGGAAGCGATCCTCAGAATGAGGTCTTCTCCTGGCCACATCTGCTGATGCGCGAGATCCTGCTCTTCGCCGGTACTTTTGGCGTTGTACTGCTTCTTGCGATCCTCTTCGATGCGCCGCTCGAGGAACTCGCCAACCCGGTCCATCCACCGAACCCTGCGAAGGCGCCATGGTACTTCCTTGCGCTCCAGGAGCTGGTGGCGCACTCTGCATTCCTTGGAGGCGTGGTAGTACCCGCCCTCTTGGTCGCAACACTCGTGGCCGTTCCCTTCCTGGACCGAAGCCGATCCGGACCCGGGCAGTGGTTTGCGAGAGACCGGCGATTGCCGAACGCAATCTTCATCACGGTTCTCGTTGCGCTCCTGCTGCTCACCGTGGTCGCGACCTACTTCCGCGGTCCCAACTGGGACTGGATCTGGCCATGGCAGGCAGTCGCGGGGCACGGAGGCTAACGAGGAATGAACAACCGACCCTCACGTCCCGAGCCACCTCTCTTGCCGCTGCGCGCTTTCGCTGCCGTCGGAGCAGTTCTCGTCGTGCTCGTCCTCTTGGGTTTTCTCAAGGAAGAGCGCCGGGAGTGGATGGCGCATCAACAGTCGTTCCGGCAGCTCGAGGCATCCAGAGCCGTGTCGGTCGACGAAAGGCGAGCCGCAGAGACCCTGCCTGTAGAGCTGCGACAGATCGTCGTCCCCGAGCTTGGCACCGTCGATCGGTGTACGTCATGTCATCTAGCGGTCGACGACCCCACCTATTCGGGAACCAACCTCCCCTTCTCCTATCACCCGGATCACGATGTTCACCCATTCGAGCGGTTCGGCTGTACCGTCTGCCATGCAGGTCAGGGGCGAGCAACAACTGCCGAGGCGGCGCACGGCAACGTCCCGTTCTGGGATCAGCCGATGCTCCCGCTCGAGTACCTCGAGGCTAGCTGCGGACGCTGCCACGATCCTGTGGACAATCCGGCCGCACCGCGTCTCGCGGAGGGTGCCCGACTCTTCGAAGAGGCGGGCTGTCGCGGCTGCCATCGACTCGACGGCTGGGGAAATCAGCTCGCACCGGACCTCGACGATTCGCAGCACGGAGAGCCCCGGAGTCCGGACTGGCTCGTCGAACACTTTCTCGACCCTTCAAAGCTTGTGCCTGAATCGGCGATGCCTCGATACGGCTTCACCGAAACCGAGGCCAAAGCCCTGACGCTCTTCATGATGAGCCGACGCATGCCACCCGTCTCCGGATACCACGCATCCAGGAGAATCCTCGAGAGCGCCGAGTCTGGTGCCCGGCTATTCGAGTCAAGAGGATGTGCAGGGTGTCACTCGATTGGAGGTTCAGGCGGAGACACCGGGCCATCGCTCGATCACGTCGTAACCCGTCGAACGGAGGGCTGGCTGGTTTCGCACTTCAGAGACCCGCAAGCTGTCTCACCCGGGACAGTCATGCCCGAGTACGGATTCACCGACGCTGAGGCGCACTCCCTGGTGCTCTTCCTGCAGCGAGTTCACCAACAGGGACCTGAGAGCCTTCGCTTTTCCGTCCAACTCAGCGCGGAACAGCGAGGCGAGAGGCTCTTCAAACGCTATGGCTGCCGGGGATGCCATGGAGCCAGTGGCGAGGGTGGCGTTCCCAATCGCAACTCTGAATCCGGCGAACAAGTACCGCCGCTGAAATACGTCAAAGAAGGTTACACGCTCGCTGAGCTAAAAGACCGGATTCGTACCGGAGTCCCAGTTGTCAACAAGCTCGACCCGAACGGCCCCGAGCCGCCGCTGACCATGGCGGCCTTCGGCGATCGCCTCACTGACCCTCAGCTCGACGATCTCGTAGCGTACCTCTTGAGCCTCTACCCTGAAGGAGAAGAGCTCGACTGGTAGATCTCGATAGCTCTCCGGCTCCGTAAATGCCATAGGCCGATAGCCCAAGGCTTTGGTTTCCTGGCTGCGGTCGCCAAACCAAAACACAGAGACTCGCCCGAAATGGGGCGACAAGGAGAACAGACAATGAGCCGCATGACTTCCAAGAACCTGATCCAACTCACTGTTGCACTGGTAGCAGTACTGACGATCGGTACACCGATCCACGCCCATGGCGGAGGAGGACATGGATTCCAGGGTGGGATGGGGATGTTCTTCGACCCCACGACCGTCACAACTCTGAGCGGTTCTCTCGGAGGCGCCTTCGGAGACTGGCAGGTGCGTGGCCATGGGAACCATACTGGAGGTGGCATGGGCTTCGATTTCGAGGCTGATGACGGCTCCTTCTATAACGTGATGCTCGCGCCCGATTGGTTCCTGGAGGAATCCGGAGTCTCGCTCGAAGACGGTGTGCGCGTCACTCTCACCGGCTCGGTCGTTGAGACCTACGACAACGGTCGTAACGGTCACGGAGGCCAAGGCGGCCATGGTGGGCACGGCGGTATGGGCGGGCACAATGATGCCGAGGCATACGTGATCGTCACGGTTCTGAGCGTCAACGGCGTAACCGTCCAGCTCCGGGACGACGACGGCTACCCGCT
This portion of the Rhodothermales bacterium genome encodes:
- a CDS encoding Rieske (2Fe-2S) protein, whose protein sequence is MTKEKLPVLRDAPSHPGPKGVGRRDFTLLVLGWVGTLGSMLAASAGALRGLVPNLLDEPNLRYRAAKPTDYLDGTDSFLDEIRIFIQRKGNGYRAMSAVCTHLGCTVSPDEKTGRGFRCPCHGSVFDEDGRVLEGPAPTPLPCYELSMARDGRLVIDRDRPVSADRYLMLESDPDSRSDTTDPEGERA
- a CDS encoding DUF4405 domain-containing protein, giving the protein MRGLEHLWAALRKSVFRVGIPKTNLGRAQAMVSSFVLHLHPAKIRRESLRPNRTFGLGLISLYLLAILIVTGVLLMFDYVPSVERAYDSMKDLEFVVTAGVLLRNCHRWAAHLMVVAVVLHLARVYLMGSYKKPREFNWLVGVALLLLTLFLSFTGYLLPWDQLAFWAITVGTSIASYAPVVGDTTKYLLLGGNAVGQPALLRFYVLHVVVLPAAALFLVAVHLYRVRKDGGLARPNENKVRIEEGDQPPADKSYGLMALTSATTPHVGSDPQNEVFSWPHLLMREILLFAGTFGVVLLLAILFDAPLEELANPVHPPNPAKAPWYFLALQELVAHSAFLGGVVVPALLVATLVAVPFLDRSRSGPGQWFARDRRLPNAIFITVLVALLLLTVVATYFRGPNWDWIWPWQAVAGHGG
- a CDS encoding c-type cytochrome gives rise to the protein MNNRPSRPEPPLLPLRAFAAVGAVLVVLVLLGFLKEERREWMAHQQSFRQLEASRAVSVDERRAAETLPVELRQIVVPELGTVDRCTSCHLAVDDPTYSGTNLPFSYHPDHDVHPFERFGCTVCHAGQGRATTAEAAHGNVPFWDQPMLPLEYLEASCGRCHDPVDNPAAPRLAEGARLFEEAGCRGCHRLDGWGNQLAPDLDDSQHGEPRSPDWLVEHFLDPSKLVPESAMPRYGFTETEAKALTLFMMSRRMPPVSGYHASRRILESAESGARLFESRGCAGCHSIGGSGGDTGPSLDHVVTRRTEGWLVSHFRDPQAVSPGTVMPEYGFTDAEAHSLVLFLQRVHQQGPESLRFSVQLSAEQRGERLFKRYGCRGCHGASGEGGVPNRNSESGEQVPPLKYVKEGYTLAELKDRIRTGVPVVNKLDPNGPEPPLTMAAFGDRLTDPQLDDLVAYLLSLYPEGEELDW